One window of the Nocardia huaxiensis genome contains the following:
- a CDS encoding non-ribosomal peptide synthetase, which translates to MIPLSYAQQRLWFVHCFEGPSATYNVPVAVRLTGAVRVPALRRAIADVVDRHESLRTVFTETDGVPAQLVLDQARVPVHIADIDAPDLPAALRQAARHPFDLATEIPVRATIFRCGHDEYVLLLLMHHIAADGWSIAPLVRDLVTAYSARVRGSAPDWPPLPVQYADYALWQRDLLGDPDDPGSLLAEQFDYWRGELAGLPALTDLPTDRPRPASASFRGDTVPFSIDAETRTAITELALATRCTPAMALQAALGVLLADIGAGHDIPIGIPIAGRTDEELHELVGFFVNTWVLRLAITPEQPFVDLLGQVRGKALAAYTHQDAPFERLVELLNPDRSAAHHPLFQVAFTFQNNALPDIALPEGSIEPLSLTTGVSRFDLGFTVTDGPEPGWTGFVEFATDLFDRATVRTIVERYLRVLTAIAADPAVAVGAVDVFVPGEQQRVLLDWNRTALPVPETTLVRLFEDRVRRVPETAALLAGDTRLTYRELNARANAVARKLISYGVGPDDVVAVATERSAELIVAMLGALKAGAAYLPIDPTQPTQRLAVLFADAAPAAVLTDHTTAPALPATTARVLTVEELGADDGPDPTDADRITPLRPRHLAWVIYTSGSTGTPKGVAVDHRNIVHLVAGESELEAGTPVLAQTSVSFDISTWEHWTTLASGGTLVLARAHRTDVGEVARLIREHRVRRMACTPLLLDALVEHAAALPDRPLVSLRTLVVGGSELPVATVRALTEAAPDARVRNGYGPTETTVFVTAAEADADSGAAAVPIGAPLPNTRVYVLDGRLHPVPIGVTGELYAAGAHVTRGYRNRPGLTASRFVADPFDRVGAGRMYRTGDLVRWTATGVLEYLGRADDQVKIRGFRIELGEVRAALAAHPGVAQAEVLARAAEGRLIGYLVPGDPAAGLDVGAVRRWLARRLPDYMVPAALLVLDAFPLTPNGKLDRTALPVPEFDAGTAYLAPRDERERVLAGLFAEVLSVERVGIDDGFFALGGHSLLATRLITRIRSRMGVEVPIRTVFDAPTVRELAVRLDDGGAAREPVRPMARPAAVPLSFSQRRLWFVHRFEGPSATYNMPMVVRLTGSVDPAALAAAIGDVVARHESLRTVFAEVDGSPVQVVRPADEVEIPLRTADFGTEPELAALVTGLARQPFELATEIPMRAAILRGGAREYVVVWVTHHIAGDGWSLAPLVRDLTEAYRARVAGAAPDWEPLAVQYADYTLWQRAQLGTEKDPAPLLQRQFDYWRAELADLPDLAALPSDRPRPQAASYAGEILTFTVGSHLRAAVERLAAGTGTTPAMVLQTGLAVLMAKLGAGHDITIGVPIANRTDEALHDLVGFFVNTWVLRVRIDPVGGFADHLAQVRSKALAAYENQDAPFELLVEMLNPARSTAHHPLFQVGLAFQNTALPDVAVPGAELSAMPVTTGAARFDLAFNIADDPAAAEWNGFVEYATDLFEEATVAATVDRYLRLLAAVTAEPTLRIDALDLLDAAEHARLAEATAGSRHAASDTTLVAAVAGWAHRTPDAIAVASPAGELTYAELDRRAAGIAEALGRTGIGPDAVVAVVLPRSVDFVIAALGVMRAGGAYVPVDPHYPAERVSFMLADADPIAVLTDRATAPLLPPHSAPVIFLDEPAAPGAGQRSGRAPGLDDLAYLIYTSGSTGTPKGVAVSHRNLANLLTQGWPITPRDRVLVHSSISFDASVYELWPALAGGATLVLAGEQRSDVTELARLIPQAGVTKAFLTPPLLSALLDHLESTPGRDLGVLAQLTLGGDSLPQALVRRLLARQPAVRVVDGYGPAETTVMVTEYEVREAAADGTVPIGTALPGSAVYLLDSSLRPVPAGVPGELYVAGVQVTRGYHRRPGVTAARFVADPFGSGRRLYRTGDRGRWNRAGVLEFLGRTDDQVKIRGFRIEPGEVESVVRAHPAVAEAAVLARAGSETGGIEQLVAYVRFDPAVRTDAADAGAADIVDHWRTMYDDHYGREDADRLPDSGFGSDFSGWNSSYTGAELPLDQIRQWREVTVERIRALRPSRILELGVGSGLLLSQLGPECEEYWGTDLSAATIEVLGAQLAQLGQPWTERVRLRAQPADVIDGLPPGHFDTVVLNSVAQYFPSAAYLIDVIEKALRLLVPGGALFLGDIRNQALLGPFATGVQLARSGGENSMSRLGPLVRRDVLAERELLVAPEFFAALARELPGIGAVDIQLKHAGADNELTRYRYEAVLRKAPVAARSLAGVESARYAGIDSVAALLGADRPRGVRVTGIPHALILPDVAVHAAIGRLDQVTDALAEIADAEATTPEQMCALGAEFGYTAVPTWSPEAGRFEIVYLDGDAEILTDVHRGAADSSAITYTNDPGLLDRVASLRRHLGEQLPDYLVPAAIVPVESFTLTANGKLDREALPEPVLLSGEFREPATVFEQAVARIFGEVLQLDRIGLDDDFFALGGHSLLAVQVINQVQRSWGVELRVAELFAHPRVESFAALIDSVLRSGAPGGADAFRVLLPLRTAGTAEPLFCIHPVGGLAWSFARLSTHLRDDRPIYGLQSPALAGEDLPDSIAAWAGRYVEEMRSVQRSGPYHLLGWSLGGILAHAIATRLQAEGEKVALLALMDSVHPAAAPDGPPAVATVSAEVLHGMLGPGAVGDHAELDWAQLAELLEGSPLFASMPRDRIDRILTATQQSMRLAGDYTGAVFEGDLVYFAAAGASVPHHGSRSWQPVVDGAVRTHPVPATHWEMTGDAALAVIGAILSE; encoded by the coding sequence ATGATCCCCTTGTCGTATGCCCAGCAGCGGCTGTGGTTCGTGCACTGTTTCGAGGGCCCCTCGGCGACCTACAATGTGCCGGTCGCCGTGCGGCTCACGGGCGCGGTGCGGGTTCCGGCGCTGCGCCGGGCCATTGCCGATGTCGTGGACCGGCACGAGAGCCTGCGCACGGTCTTCACCGAGACCGACGGTGTCCCAGCGCAACTCGTGCTGGATCAGGCCCGGGTACCGGTGCACATCGCCGATATCGATGCCCCGGACCTCCCGGCCGCACTCAGGCAGGCTGCCCGGCATCCATTCGATCTGGCCACCGAAATTCCCGTGCGGGCCACCATCTTCCGCTGCGGGCACGACGAGTACGTCCTGTTGTTGCTCATGCACCACATCGCCGCCGACGGCTGGTCGATCGCGCCGCTGGTGCGGGATCTGGTCACCGCCTACTCCGCGCGGGTGCGCGGGTCCGCACCGGACTGGCCGCCGCTGCCCGTGCAGTACGCGGATTACGCTCTGTGGCAGCGGGATCTACTCGGCGACCCGGACGACCCCGGCAGCCTGCTGGCCGAACAGTTCGACTACTGGCGCGGCGAACTGGCGGGGCTGCCCGCACTGACCGACCTGCCCACCGATCGCCCCCGGCCGGCGTCGGCGAGCTTCCGGGGCGACACGGTGCCGTTCAGCATCGACGCCGAAACCCGGACCGCGATCACCGAACTCGCGCTGGCCACCCGCTGCACACCGGCCATGGCGCTGCAGGCGGCCCTGGGGGTGCTGCTGGCCGATATCGGTGCGGGACACGACATCCCGATCGGCATCCCGATTGCGGGCCGGACCGACGAAGAGCTGCACGAGCTGGTCGGGTTCTTCGTCAATACCTGGGTGCTGCGCCTGGCCATCACCCCGGAGCAGCCGTTCGTCGATCTGCTCGGTCAGGTGCGGGGCAAGGCGCTGGCCGCCTACACCCATCAGGACGCGCCGTTCGAGCGGCTGGTGGAGCTGCTCAATCCGGATCGGTCGGCGGCCCACCATCCGCTGTTCCAGGTCGCGTTCACCTTCCAGAACAATGCATTACCCGATATCGCCCTGCCGGAGGGGAGCATCGAACCGCTCTCGCTCACCACGGGGGTGTCGCGGTTCGATCTGGGGTTCACCGTCACCGACGGCCCGGAACCGGGGTGGACGGGATTCGTCGAATTCGCCACCGACCTGTTCGATCGCGCGACGGTGCGGACGATTGTCGAGCGATACCTGCGAGTGTTGACGGCCATTGCCGCCGACCCGGCGGTCGCGGTGGGTGCGGTCGATGTGTTCGTCCCCGGCGAACAGCAGCGGGTGCTGCTGGACTGGAATCGGACCGCGCTGCCGGTGCCCGAGACGACGCTCGTGCGGTTGTTCGAGGACCGGGTTCGGCGGGTGCCCGAAACCGCGGCCCTGCTCGCCGGTGATACGCGATTGACCTATCGGGAGCTGAACGCACGCGCCAATGCTGTTGCACGAAAACTGATCTCGTACGGCGTGGGGCCCGATGACGTGGTCGCGGTCGCCACCGAGCGGTCGGCGGAACTGATCGTCGCCATGCTCGGCGCCCTCAAGGCCGGGGCCGCCTACCTGCCGATCGACCCGACCCAGCCCACGCAACGCCTGGCGGTGCTCTTCGCCGACGCGGCCCCCGCGGCGGTGCTCACCGATCACACGACCGCGCCCGCGCTGCCCGCGACCACCGCCCGGGTGCTGACGGTCGAGGAACTCGGGGCAGACGACGGTCCGGATCCGACCGATGCCGACCGGATCACCCCGCTGCGCCCGCGACATCTGGCCTGGGTGATCTACACCTCGGGGTCGACCGGGACACCGAAAGGCGTTGCCGTCGACCACCGCAATATCGTGCATCTCGTCGCCGGAGAGTCGGAACTCGAGGCGGGGACGCCGGTTCTCGCACAAACCTCCGTATCGTTCGACATCTCCACCTGGGAGCACTGGACGACCTTGGCGTCGGGCGGGACGCTGGTGCTGGCCAGGGCGCACCGCACCGATGTCGGCGAGGTCGCCCGGCTCATTCGCGAGCATCGGGTGCGGCGCATGGCCTGCACGCCGCTGCTGCTCGATGCCCTCGTCGAGCATGCGGCGGCACTGCCCGACCGGCCGCTCGTCTCGCTGCGCACACTGGTCGTGGGCGGCTCGGAACTGCCGGTGGCCACCGTGCGAGCCTTGACGGAGGCGGCTCCCGACGCGCGGGTGCGCAACGGGTACGGCCCCACGGAGACAACAGTTTTCGTCACCGCGGCCGAGGCGGACGCCGACTCGGGCGCAGCGGCGGTGCCGATCGGTGCGCCACTGCCCAATACCCGCGTGTACGTCCTGGATGGACGTCTGCACCCGGTTCCGATCGGCGTCACCGGCGAACTGTATGCGGCGGGTGCGCATGTCACGCGCGGCTACCGGAATCGCCCGGGGCTCACCGCGTCCCGGTTCGTGGCCGATCCGTTCGATCGCGTCGGCGCGGGGCGCATGTACCGCACGGGTGATCTCGTGCGCTGGACTGCGACGGGTGTGCTCGAATACCTCGGCCGCGCAGACGATCAGGTGAAGATCCGCGGCTTCCGGATCGAACTCGGCGAAGTGCGGGCGGCCCTGGCCGCGCATCCGGGTGTGGCGCAGGCGGAGGTGCTGGCGCGGGCGGCCGAGGGCAGGCTGATCGGCTACCTGGTGCCCGGCGATCCCGCCGCCGGGCTGGATGTGGGTGCGGTGCGGCGCTGGCTGGCGCGGCGGTTGCCGGACTACATGGTGCCCGCCGCGCTGCTGGTCCTCGACGCCTTCCCATTGACCCCGAACGGGAAATTGGATCGCACGGCGCTGCCGGTGCCGGAGTTCGATGCGGGCACCGCGTATCTGGCTCCGCGCGACGAGCGTGAGCGGGTACTGGCCGGATTGTTCGCCGAGGTACTGTCCGTCGAGCGGGTCGGTATCGACGACGGATTCTTCGCTCTCGGTGGGCATTCCCTGCTCGCGACCCGGCTGATCACCCGGATTCGTTCCCGGATGGGCGTGGAGGTGCCGATCCGCACCGTCTTCGACGCGCCGACGGTCCGCGAACTGGCGGTTCGTCTCGACGATGGCGGCGCGGCGCGGGAACCGGTGCGCCCGATGGCGCGACCGGCGGCGGTGCCCCTGTCGTTCAGTCAGCGGCGACTGTGGTTCGTGCATCGCTTCGAAGGGCCGTCGGCGACCTACAACATGCCGATGGTGGTCCGGCTCACCGGCAGCGTCGACCCCGCCGCGCTGGCGGCGGCCATCGGCGATGTGGTGGCCCGGCACGAAAGCCTGCGCACCGTGTTCGCGGAGGTGGACGGCTCACCGGTGCAGGTCGTGCGCCCCGCGGACGAGGTCGAGATACCGTTGCGGACAGCCGATTTCGGCACCGAGCCCGAGCTCGCCGCGCTGGTGACCGGGCTCGCGCGCCAGCCCTTCGAGTTGGCCACCGAGATTCCCATGCGGGCCGCGATCCTGCGCGGCGGGGCGCGGGAGTACGTGGTGGTCTGGGTGACGCACCATATCGCGGGCGACGGGTGGTCGCTGGCGCCGCTGGTGCGCGATTTGACCGAGGCTTACCGCGCCCGGGTGGCCGGAGCCGCACCGGACTGGGAACCCCTCGCGGTCCAGTACGCGGATTACACCCTGTGGCAGCGTGCGCAACTGGGCACCGAAAAAGATCCGGCACCGCTGCTGCAGCGTCAATTCGACTACTGGCGTGCGGAATTGGCGGATCTTCCCGATCTGGCCGCCCTGCCCTCCGATCGTCCGCGTCCGCAGGCGGCGAGCTATGCCGGTGAGATCCTCACCTTCACCGTGGGCTCGCACCTGCGGGCCGCCGTCGAACGGCTGGCGGCCGGGACCGGCACCACGCCGGCCATGGTGCTGCAAACGGGTTTGGCCGTGCTCATGGCGAAACTCGGTGCCGGGCACGATATTACGATCGGGGTGCCGATCGCGAACCGGACCGATGAGGCTTTGCACGATCTCGTCGGCTTCTTCGTCAATACCTGGGTGCTGCGGGTGCGGATCGATCCGGTGGGCGGTTTCGCCGACCATCTGGCACAGGTGCGGTCGAAAGCCCTGGCCGCCTACGAGAATCAGGACGCGCCGTTCGAGCTGCTGGTCGAGATGCTCAATCCGGCCCGCAGCACCGCGCATCATCCGCTGTTCCAGGTGGGCCTGGCGTTCCAGAACACCGCCCTGCCCGATGTCGCGGTGCCGGGCGCTGAACTGTCCGCGATGCCGGTGACCACCGGTGCCGCCCGTTTCGACCTGGCGTTCAATATCGCCGACGATCCCGCCGCCGCCGAGTGGAACGGATTCGTCGAGTACGCGACGGACCTGTTCGAGGAGGCGACCGTCGCCGCCACCGTCGATCGATATCTACGCCTGCTCGCGGCGGTCACCGCCGAACCCACGCTGCGGATCGACGCGCTGGACCTGCTCGACGCCGCCGAGCACGCACGCCTGGCCGAGGCGACCGCCGGCTCGCGGCACGCCGCCTCGGACACCACCCTCGTGGCAGCGGTAGCGGGCTGGGCGCACCGGACTCCCGACGCGATCGCCGTGGCCTCCCCAGCGGGTGAGCTGACCTATGCGGAGCTGGATCGGCGGGCCGCCGGTATCGCGGAGGCATTGGGCCGCACAGGCATCGGGCCCGACGCGGTCGTGGCCGTCGTCCTGCCGCGATCGGTGGATTTCGTCATCGCCGCGCTGGGCGTCATGCGGGCGGGTGGCGCGTACGTGCCGGTGGATCCGCACTATCCGGCCGAGCGCGTGAGCTTCATGCTCGCCGATGCGGACCCGATCGCGGTCCTGACCGATCGCGCGACAGCGCCGCTGCTGCCGCCGCACTCCGCGCCCGTGATATTTCTCGACGAGCCGGCCGCGCCCGGCGCCGGACAGCGGTCCGGGCGTGCGCCCGGCCTGGATGATCTGGCGTATCTCATCTACACCTCGGGATCGACCGGGACGCCCAAAGGTGTTGCGGTGAGCCACCGTAACCTCGCGAACCTGCTCACCCAGGGCTGGCCCATCACCCCGCGCGACCGCGTCCTCGTGCACTCCTCCATCTCCTTCGACGCCTCGGTGTACGAGCTGTGGCCCGCCCTGGCGGGCGGCGCGACCTTGGTGCTGGCCGGCGAACAACGTTCCGACGTCACGGAATTGGCCCGGCTGATCCCGCAGGCCGGTGTCACCAAGGCATTCCTGACCCCGCCGCTGCTCTCGGCGCTGCTCGACCATCTGGAATCCACGCCCGGCCGCGATCTCGGTGTGCTCGCCCAGCTCACCCTCGGCGGCGACAGTCTGCCGCAGGCGCTGGTGCGGCGATTGCTGGCCCGGCAACCCGCCGTCCGCGTCGTCGACGGCTACGGCCCGGCCGAGACCACCGTCATGGTGACCGAATACGAGGTGCGCGAGGCCGCCGCCGACGGCACGGTGCCGATCGGCACCGCCTTGCCGGGAAGCGCTGTGTACCTGCTGGATTCCTCCCTTCGTCCGGTCCCGGCGGGGGTGCCCGGTGAGCTGTACGTGGCGGGCGTGCAGGTCACCCGGGGCTATCACCGGCGTCCGGGCGTCACGGCCGCGCGCTTCGTCGCCGACCCGTTCGGCAGCGGGCGGCGGCTGTACCGCACCGGTGATCGCGGCCGGTGGAATCGCGCCGGGGTGCTCGAATTCCTCGGTCGCACAGACGATCAGGTCAAGATTCGCGGCTTCCGCATCGAACCCGGGGAGGTCGAGTCCGTGGTGCGGGCGCATCCCGCCGTGGCGGAGGCGGCCGTGCTGGCCCGCGCGGGCTCGGAAACCGGGGGCATCGAACAACTCGTCGCGTATGTGCGGTTCGATCCGGCGGTTCGGACGGATGCCGCCGACGCCGGTGCGGCCGATATCGTCGACCACTGGCGCACCATGTACGACGACCACTACGGGCGCGAGGACGCGGATCGGCTGCCGGACAGCGGGTTCGGATCCGACTTCAGCGGCTGGAACAGCAGCTACACCGGTGCCGAGCTGCCCCTGGACCAGATTCGGCAGTGGCGCGAGGTGACCGTGGAGCGGATTCGCGCGCTGCGCCCGAGCCGCATCCTCGAACTGGGCGTGGGCTCGGGACTGCTGCTGTCCCAGCTCGGGCCGGAGTGCGAAGAATATTGGGGCACAGACCTTTCCGCCGCCACCATCGAGGTGCTGGGCGCGCAGCTGGCGCAGCTCGGTCAGCCCTGGACCGAGCGCGTGCGCCTGCGCGCGCAACCGGCCGATGTGATCGATGGCCTGCCGCCCGGCCATTTCGACACGGTCGTCCTGAATTCGGTGGCGCAGTACTTCCCCAGCGCCGCCTACCTCATCGACGTCATCGAGAAGGCGTTGCGGCTGCTCGTTCCCGGCGGCGCGCTGTTCCTCGGCGATATCCGCAATCAGGCCCTGCTCGGGCCGTTCGCCACCGGCGTGCAGCTCGCGCGCTCCGGCGGCGAGAACTCGATGTCCCGGCTCGGTCCGCTGGTGCGGCGAGATGTGCTGGCGGAGCGGGAACTTCTGGTCGCACCCGAGTTCTTCGCCGCGCTCGCGCGGGAGCTGCCCGGCATCGGCGCGGTCGATATCCAGCTCAAACACGCCGGCGCGGACAATGAGCTGACCCGGTACCGTTATGAAGCGGTGCTGCGCAAGGCCCCCGTGGCGGCCCGGTCACTCGCCGGGGTGGAATCGGCACGCTATGCCGGAATCGACTCGGTGGCAGCGCTATTGGGTGCGGACCGCCCACGCGGTGTCCGGGTGACCGGCATCCCGCACGCCCTGATCCTGCCGGACGTCGCTGTTCATGCGGCCATCGGACGGCTCGATCAGGTCACCGACGCCCTGGCCGAGATTGCGGACGCAGAGGCCACGACCCCCGAGCAGATGTGTGCGCTGGGAGCGGAATTCGGCTACACTGCGGTACCGACCTGGTCCCCGGAGGCAGGGAGGTTCGAGATCGTCTACCTCGACGGCGACGCGGAGATCCTGACCGATGTCCATCGCGGGGCGGCGGATTCATCCGCCATCACCTACACCAATGATCCGGGCCTGCTGGACCGGGTGGCGAGCCTGCGCCGCCACCTCGGCGAGCAGCTCCCCGACTACCTGGTTCCGGCGGCCATCGTGCCGGTCGAGTCCTTCACCCTGACCGCCAATGGCAAGCTCGACCGCGAAGCGCTCCCGGAACCGGTCCTGCTCAGCGGCGAATTCCGGGAACCCGCAACGGTATTCGAGCAGGCGGTGGCGCGGATCTTCGGCGAGGTCCTTCAGCTCGACCGGATCGGCCTGGACGACGACTTCTTCGCCCTCGGCGGGCATTCCCTGCTGGCGGTGCAGGTGATCAACCAGGTGCAGCGGTCCTGGGGTGTCGAACTGCGCGTCGCCGAGCTGTTCGCGCATCCGCGGGTGGAAAGCTTTGCCGCACTGATCGATTCGGTGCTGCGATCCGGCGCGCCAGGCGGCGCCGACGCCTTCCGGGTGCTCTTGCCGCTGCGCACGGCGGGCACGGCCGAACCCCTGTTCTGCATTCACCCCGTGGGCGGCCTGGCCTGGTCGTTCGCCCGCCTGTCCACGCACCTGCGCGACGATCGCCCGATCTACGGCCTGCAATCGCCCGCCCTCGCGGGCGAGGACCTGCCCGATTCCATCGCCGCGTGGGCCGGGCGCTATGTCGAGGAGATGCGGTCGGTCCAGCGCAGCGGCCCCTACCATCTGCTCGGCTGGTCGCTGGGCGGCATTCTCGCCCACGCCATTGCGACACGACTGCAGGCCGAGGGCGAGAAGGTGGCGCTGCTGGCGCTCATGGACAGCGTGCACCCGGCAGCCGCACCCGACGGTCCCCCGGCGGTCGCGACCGTCTCGGCCGAGGTGCTGCACGGCATGCTCGGTCCGGGAGCGGTCGGTGACCATGCCGAGCTGGACTGGGCGCAGCTGGCGGAACTCCTCGAGGGATCACCACTGTTCGCATCCATGCCGCGCGACAGAATCGACCGAATCCTCACCGCAACACAGCAATCGATGCGATTGGCGGGCGACTACACCGGCGCGGTCTTCGAAGGTGACCTCGTCTACTTCGCCGCGGCCGGCGCATCGGTACCGCACCATGGTTCTCGATCCTGGCAGCCCGTGGTGGACGGGGCCGTCCGCACCCACCCGGTGCCGGCCACGCACTGGGAGATGACCGGCGACGCGGCCCTGGCGGTGATCGGCGCGATCCTGTCCGAGTGA